The Kosmotoga olearia TBF 19.5.1 sequence TAATAATAGGTAAATATTGGCAAATAGACCTTTGTGTGCTTTGATATTACTATTATTTGAATGTGGCGAAATTTCATACTTTTTTTAATTTATACTATAATAATGTGATCGACGATGATAATGTTGTCATAAAAGGGGGAGTCTTATGAAAAAAGTTACCATAACAGATATTGCGAAACTTACTGGCTATTCTATAAAAACCGTTTCGCGGGTAATTAACAACGCCCCTAATGTCAAAGAAGAAACACGTAGAAAAATTTTACGCGTTATCGAGGAGCATAATTATAGTGTAAACCTTCTCGCGAAAGCCCTAAGAAACAGCGAGACCAGAACGGTGATCCTTTTTATCGATAGAAGAATGGGTGAGTACTGGAATGAATGGCATGACCTCATGTTAAAAAGTCTCATGGTTAAGTTTAGAAATAGAGGTTACAAAGTTATTCTCTCTCCATCCTCCGGTGAAGAGACGATAAGTGATGACACCGATGGTTTCCATTTACTTAAAAGTGGGCTTGCCGATGGCGCTATCATGTTTGATGTAATATCGGAAGATTGCAGAGTTAGATATTTAAGAGCGAACAATATTCCCTTTGTAATTATCGGAAAGGACAAGGATTTTTCCGATACAACTTTTGTAGACCTTGACAACTATCTTGTGGGGTATATTGGAGCGGAATACCTTATAAACAAAGGTTATGAAAATATAGCTCTATTTCTGGGGCCAAAAGTTTTTAACGTCAATCGCGAGAGGGCTCAGGGATTCGAAGAAGCCTGTGAAAAGCATGGAATAGCTCATAGCGTTTTTTATGGGTTATCCACTATAAAAAGAGTCTATGAAAA is a genomic window containing:
- a CDS encoding LacI family DNA-binding transcriptional regulator, which produces MKKVTITDIAKLTGYSIKTVSRVINNAPNVKEETRRKILRVIEEHNYSVNLLAKALRNSETRTVILFIDRRMGEYWNEWHDLMLKSLMVKFRNRGYKVILSPSSGEETISDDTDGFHLLKSGLADGAIMFDVISEDCRVRYLRANNIPFVIIGKDKDFSDTTFVDLDNYLVGYIGAEYLINKGYENIALFLGPKVFNVNRERAQGFEEACEKHGIAHSVFYGLSTIKRVYEKTHELLDKSIVDAFFISGDAKVLGAYRAIREKGLKIPEDVAVLGIDNLPSSEYMYPPLTSIDQNVEKFSDQAVNLLIEMMHSKKKSPKRIILPPRIIERQSV